The Spirosoma radiotolerans genome has a window encoding:
- the rpsR gene encoding 30S ribosomal protein S18 gives MSLQNESVSKTENRKKYDRFKKAGIKYIDYKDGNFLLKLLNEQGKILPRRLTGTTLKNQRKVAQAVKRARHLAILPYVGDSLK, from the coding sequence ATGAGCTTGCAAAACGAATCCGTCTCGAAAACCGAGAATCGCAAAAAATACGACCGCTTCAAGAAAGCCGGTATCAAATACATCGACTACAAGGACGGCAACTTCCTGCTGAAACTGCTGAACGAGCAAGGTAAAATCCTGCCTCGGCGGTTAACCGGAACAACCCTGAAAAACCAGCGCAAAGTGGCCCAGGCTGTCAAACGCGCTCGTCATCTGGCCATCCTGCCTTACGTGGGCGATTCACTAAAATAG
- the rplI gene encoding 50S ribosomal protein L9, producing MDIILKTDIAGLGYKNDTVAVKPGYGRNYLIPQGFAMMATDSNKKIVAENIRQAAHKAEKIKTEAQTIADGIGDMTLTIPAKAGDSGKIFGRVTNTQVAEALREKGFDIDRKKITVEDVKVLGTYEASLDLHKDVKHKVKFEVVSAE from the coding sequence ATGGATATCATTTTAAAAACCGATATTGCCGGCCTGGGCTATAAGAACGACACCGTTGCGGTGAAGCCCGGTTACGGTCGCAATTACCTGATTCCTCAGGGATTTGCCATGATGGCAACCGATTCTAATAAGAAGATCGTTGCTGAAAATATTCGTCAGGCGGCTCACAAAGCCGAAAAAATCAAAACCGAAGCTCAAACCATTGCAGATGGTATCGGTGATATGACGTTGACCATTCCAGCGAAAGCAGGTGACAGCGGCAAGATTTTTGGCCGGGTGACCAACACCCAGGTAGCCGAAGCGCTGCGTGAGAAAGGCTTTGACATCGACCGGAAGAAAATTACGGTTGAAGATGTTAAAGTTCTTGGTACCTACGAAGCTTCGCTTGACCTGCATAAGGATGTGAAGCACAAAGTGAAATTCGAAGTAGTTTCGGCTGAATAG
- a CDS encoding Uma2 family endonuclease, with the protein MAALDLEQLLEAPNIKILMQQAEIALRDEARQRQDFYEWINEDHKAEFINGAIIMQSPAKERHWVATGNLYRLLSTYVIKQKLGRVASEKAMISLTRNDYEPDVCFWTTDRARGFEGEMMQFPAPDFVIEVLSKSTEKIDRGVKFNDYAAHNVREYWIVDPRKQLVEQYSLDDDVQAFALEHTLRIQQAIESKTVAGFRIPVQAIFDESISNETLVSLLIS; encoded by the coding sequence ATGGCTGCTCTTGATCTTGAACAACTTTTAGAAGCTCCAAATATAAAAATCCTGATGCAACAGGCTGAAATCGCTTTACGTGACGAAGCCCGGCAACGGCAAGATTTTTATGAGTGGATAAATGAAGATCACAAAGCGGAGTTTATAAACGGGGCGATCATTATGCAATCACCCGCAAAAGAACGACACTGGGTAGCCACTGGTAATTTGTATCGATTATTGAGTACCTACGTAATAAAACAAAAACTGGGCCGGGTAGCTTCTGAAAAAGCCATGATCTCACTCACACGAAATGACTATGAGCCGGATGTCTGCTTCTGGACAACAGATCGTGCGCGTGGATTTGAAGGCGAAATGATGCAATTCCCTGCCCCTGATTTCGTGATTGAAGTTCTTTCAAAAAGCACAGAAAAAATTGACAGAGGGGTCAAATTCAACGATTATGCAGCTCACAATGTCCGGGAATACTGGATTGTAGATCCCCGCAAACAACTTGTTGAGCAGTACTCCTTAGATGACGATGTACAAGCATTTGCACTGGAGCATACACTAAGAATTCAACAAGCGATTGAGTCGAAAACTGTAGCCGGATTTCGTATTCCAGTACAAGCAATATTCGATGAATCAATCAGTAACGAAACGTTGGTTTCATTGCTTATCTCCTAA
- a CDS encoding GSCFA domain-containing protein, with protein sequence MQFHTEFSPESLPHRMGLNSRIVTIGSCFADVMGRRLTDYKLPVLINPFGTIFNPVSIAKLVTMALRGVSPDEDSYVERNGAWFHYDFHSSLWAKSQAELRDKLTACLTHTADAIRKADFLFITLGSAVVYRHIKTGKVVANCHKMPGSLFEKYLYQIDHLRDELAHLLKTVHKANPKLNVLLTVSPVRHTRDTLPLNSVSKSTLRVLTHELTTWNDWVSYFPAYEFMMDDLRDYRFYEADMIHPNAQAHDYLFAKFTECAFDVELRNFMAEWSQITKSLAHRPLYGTDSPAHFQFLTKLMVQLEAIAKHADVSAELAEVRSRLKQGESVERQEGEKEFA encoded by the coding sequence ATGCAGTTTCATACCGAATTTTCGCCCGAATCGCTACCCCACCGCATGGGTCTTAACAGCCGGATCGTTACCATTGGATCGTGCTTTGCCGACGTTATGGGACGTCGGTTGACTGATTACAAATTGCCGGTGCTGATCAATCCATTCGGAACGATCTTCAATCCGGTCTCCATCGCCAAATTAGTAACGATGGCCCTGCGGGGTGTTTCTCCCGATGAGGACAGCTATGTTGAGCGCAATGGCGCATGGTTTCATTATGATTTCCATTCATCGCTTTGGGCCAAAAGCCAGGCTGAACTACGTGATAAGCTGACGGCCTGCCTGACGCACACCGCCGATGCTATTCGCAAGGCTGACTTTCTCTTTATTACGCTCGGCTCTGCCGTTGTCTACCGGCACATTAAAACGGGTAAAGTAGTCGCTAACTGCCATAAAATGCCCGGCTCACTGTTCGAGAAATATCTGTATCAGATCGACCATTTACGCGACGAGCTGGCGCACTTATTAAAAACAGTGCATAAAGCAAACCCGAAACTAAACGTATTGCTGACGGTTAGCCCGGTTCGCCACACCCGCGACACATTACCCCTCAATAGTGTCAGTAAGTCCACATTACGGGTACTGACGCACGAGTTGACCACCTGGAACGATTGGGTGTCTTACTTCCCGGCTTATGAGTTCATGATGGATGATCTCCGCGATTATCGGTTTTACGAAGCCGATATGATTCACCCCAATGCGCAGGCTCACGACTACCTTTTTGCCAAATTTACGGAGTGCGCGTTTGATGTCGAACTTCGTAACTTTATGGCTGAATGGTCACAAATTACGAAGTCGTTAGCGCATCGACCGCTTTATGGAACCGATAGCCCGGCGCATTTTCAGTTTCTGACTAAATTAATGGTACAACTGGAAGCTATCGCTAAACACGCAGACGTGTCAGCGGAACTGGCAGAGGTGCGAAGTCGTTTAAAACAGGGAGAATCGGTTGAACGGCAGGAGGGCGAAAAAGAGTTCGCCTAA
- a CDS encoding Mrp/NBP35 family ATP-binding protein: MSDYRLSTEAVLRALSTVEEPDLKRDIVSLNMVKDVVLGIGSVRFTVVLTTPACPLKEVIRKRCEDAIYTHIGADIQVTIDMTSDVTSTRVNAPTLPGVKNIIAVSSGKGGVGKSTVTANLAIALHKSGAKVGIIDADIYGPSMPTMFGAENIQPRIFQVDGQTRMEPIQQFGIKMLSMGLLVAPGQAVIWRGTMAGRALQQFFSDADWGELDYLLIDLPPGTGDIHLTLVQTVPVTGAIIVTTPQKVALADATKGLSMFRQPQINVPVLGVIENMSYFTPAELPDHKYYIFGKGGGQLLADQFDVPMLGQIPLVQSIREAGDEGRPAISAGEPIATEAFQATAEALAQQVAIRNASLDRTERVQVA; the protein is encoded by the coding sequence ATGTCTGATTACCGATTATCTACAGAAGCTGTTCTACGGGCATTGAGCACCGTTGAAGAACCCGATTTAAAACGCGACATCGTTTCGCTGAACATGGTGAAAGACGTTGTGCTGGGCATTGGTTCCGTGCGTTTCACCGTTGTGCTGACAACACCAGCCTGTCCGCTCAAGGAAGTTATTCGCAAGCGGTGCGAAGACGCCATTTATACCCACATAGGTGCCGACATTCAGGTTACGATTGACATGACGTCGGACGTAACTTCGACACGCGTGAATGCACCTACATTACCGGGTGTCAAAAACATCATTGCCGTTTCGTCGGGGAAGGGCGGGGTTGGAAAGTCTACAGTAACGGCGAATCTGGCGATTGCGCTGCACAAATCCGGCGCGAAAGTTGGCATCATCGACGCGGACATTTATGGTCCTTCCATGCCAACGATGTTCGGCGCTGAGAACATTCAGCCGCGAATTTTCCAGGTAGATGGTCAAACACGCATGGAGCCTATTCAACAGTTCGGTATCAAAATGTTGTCGATGGGCTTATTGGTTGCGCCAGGCCAGGCTGTAATCTGGCGGGGTACTATGGCAGGCCGCGCTTTGCAACAGTTTTTTTCAGACGCAGACTGGGGCGAATTGGATTATCTGCTCATTGACCTCCCGCCAGGTACCGGTGACATTCACCTAACGCTTGTGCAGACAGTGCCGGTTACGGGCGCTATCATCGTGACAACGCCCCAGAAAGTGGCCTTGGCCGACGCAACGAAAGGGTTGTCTATGTTCCGTCAGCCTCAAATCAACGTACCCGTGCTGGGTGTGATCGAAAACATGTCGTATTTCACCCCGGCCGAATTGCCCGACCACAAGTATTATATATTTGGTAAGGGTGGCGGGCAGCTTTTGGCTGATCAGTTCGATGTACCAATGCTGGGTCAGATTCCGTTGGTGCAGAGCATCCGTGAAGCGGGCGATGAGGGCCGACCAGCAATTAGTGCCGGTGAACCCATTGCGACAGAAGCCTTTCAGGCAACCGCTGAGGCACTTGCTCAGCAAGTAGCGATCCGCAACGCCAGCCTCGACCGTACTGAGCGTGTTCAGGTTGCATAA
- a CDS encoding NifU family protein, producing the protein METVVNNDQLISKIERALDSMRPYLAADGGNVKILEVTDDKTVRLELMGSCGSCPMSAMTFKGGLEEAILKAVPEITKVEAVNITPAF; encoded by the coding sequence ATGGAGACGGTAGTCAATAACGACCAGCTGATAAGTAAAATAGAACGGGCTCTTGACAGTATGCGGCCCTATCTGGCAGCCGATGGCGGCAATGTGAAAATATTGGAAGTTACAGACGACAAAACTGTTCGACTCGAACTGATGGGCTCCTGTGGTTCCTGTCCTATGTCAGCCATGACCTTCAAAGGTGGTCTGGAAGAAGCGATTCTGAAAGCTGTACCCGAAATTACAAAAGTTGAAGCCGTGAATATCACTCCTGCGTTTTAA
- a CDS encoding D-alanine--D-alanine ligase family protein, whose protein sequence is MKIGIFFGGPAREREVSFAGGRTALANLDKGLFEPVLVFVDGRGRFRLVSPEFLQSPSLRDALPQDNSGFSVYDESLAPDALDATLPELRPEQFRNHFDMAFLAMHGPDCEDGAIQGLLEWYKVPYTGPGLLGSAVGINKILQNELIALANGQQKKTATISRDAYEQADKAQFFQSLVDHLGLPIVVKAPHQGSSIGVAIVREADLALFCRSVEQCFFTMSVQPDGWSRLSEWSALSTDEKKELAQKMVSLDSGISFPVVIEQTGDVIKHPADFVTKLDAIARQGQPVSLASLNAEDEVLFEEFITGQEFSCGVIQDDDQIAIALPPTEIYNVTSFDFESKYKLNTTKKRIPVETSLENNRKIQLAVAEVFSRLGINVYSRIDGFLTPAGDVLLHDPNTIPGMSPSSLIFKQMAEIGLNLSNSLTYLIRQSLRERIRTGKDTFHLKHLLALLDAQLAARKANPLPERVVSFGPTDEEFIAAKQQYNDLAASGTVLPSLMYIKSKQESHEIPVNLLFKDTIAELETALSQPRHPLLIETAERARHITERYV, encoded by the coding sequence GTGAAAATAGGCATTTTCTTCGGTGGACCAGCGCGGGAGCGGGAGGTCTCGTTTGCCGGTGGGCGTACTGCCCTGGCTAATTTAGATAAAGGGTTGTTCGAGCCGGTTCTGGTGTTTGTGGATGGACGCGGACGGTTTCGGCTTGTATCTCCTGAATTTCTGCAATCACCATCGCTGCGCGATGCCTTACCACAGGATAACTCTGGCTTTTCAGTATACGATGAGTCACTGGCGCCTGATGCACTTGATGCTACATTACCCGAATTACGCCCGGAACAGTTTCGAAACCATTTCGACATGGCCTTTCTGGCTATGCACGGCCCCGACTGCGAAGACGGTGCCATTCAGGGCCTCTTAGAATGGTACAAGGTGCCTTACACAGGGCCAGGGCTGCTTGGGTCGGCAGTGGGTATTAACAAGATCCTGCAAAACGAGCTGATTGCACTGGCGAATGGCCAACAGAAAAAAACGGCTACCATTAGCCGGGATGCCTACGAACAGGCTGATAAAGCCCAGTTTTTTCAATCTCTAGTCGATCACCTGGGCCTGCCGATTGTTGTCAAAGCTCCTCATCAGGGTTCATCCATTGGTGTCGCTATCGTTCGTGAAGCGGACCTGGCTTTGTTTTGCCGTTCTGTGGAGCAATGTTTCTTCACCATGAGCGTACAACCAGATGGCTGGAGCAGGCTAAGTGAGTGGTCAGCCCTGTCAACTGATGAAAAAAAAGAACTGGCTCAGAAAATGGTCAGTTTAGACTCAGGCATTAGTTTTCCAGTTGTCATTGAGCAAACAGGCGACGTAATCAAACACCCGGCCGATTTCGTTACGAAGCTGGACGCAATTGCCCGGCAGGGCCAGCCAGTGTCGCTAGCTTCGTTGAACGCCGAAGACGAAGTGCTGTTCGAAGAATTTATTACTGGTCAGGAGTTTTCCTGTGGCGTTATTCAGGACGACGACCAGATTGCCATTGCTTTGCCTCCTACGGAGATCTATAATGTAACAAGCTTCGATTTCGAATCGAAGTATAAGCTGAATACAACCAAAAAGCGGATACCCGTAGAGACAAGTCTGGAAAACAATCGTAAGATTCAGTTGGCGGTAGCGGAGGTATTCAGCCGGTTGGGTATCAACGTCTATTCACGGATTGATGGGTTCCTGACTCCTGCTGGAGATGTGCTCCTGCATGATCCAAACACTATTCCAGGCATGTCACCCTCCTCGCTGATCTTCAAACAGATGGCTGAAATTGGGTTGAACTTATCGAATTCGCTTACGTACCTCATTCGCCAGTCGCTACGGGAACGCATTCGGACGGGGAAAGACACGTTCCATTTGAAACACCTGCTGGCATTGCTGGATGCACAACTTGCCGCCCGTAAAGCCAATCCGTTGCCCGAGCGGGTCGTTTCATTTGGCCCTACTGATGAAGAATTCATTGCCGCGAAACAGCAGTATAATGACCTGGCCGCTTCCGGTACAGTGCTGCCCTCGTTAATGTACATCAAGAGCAAACAGGAATCGCATGAGATTCCGGTCAACTTGCTTTTTAAAGATACAATTGCTGAGTTGGAGACAGCCTTAAGTCAGCCGCGTCACCCCTTATTGATTGAGACAGCCGAACGTGCCCGACATATTACCGAACGATACGTATAG
- a CDS encoding Gfo/Idh/MocA family protein, translating to MSSIIQPVRVLVVGCGNMGASHAIAYQATDGFEICGIVSTGNSKVVLNERLGGGYTLFSDYATALAETKPDAVCISTYPDTHEAFALMAFEQGCHVFMEKPIADTVEGAKRVMAAAQKANKKLVVGYILRHHPSWAKFVEVAQGLGKPLVMRMNLNQQSHGTMWTVHRNLMKSLSPIVDCGVHYIDVMCQMTRSKPVQVNAIGARLTNDIPVGNYNYGQLQIRFEDGSVGWYEAGWGPMMSETAFFVKDVIGPDGCVSIVAKNAGAAGKSDNVDSHTKTESLRVHRAALDANDQFVESDTWIDMQDEPDHQELCNREQRYFLESIREDRDLTDHMQDAVSSLEIAFACDESVRTGQPVML from the coding sequence ATGTCAAGCATTATTCAACCCGTACGGGTACTTGTTGTTGGCTGTGGTAACATGGGCGCATCGCACGCTATAGCGTATCAGGCAACAGACGGATTCGAAATTTGTGGTATTGTCTCGACCGGAAACAGTAAAGTCGTTCTGAATGAACGCCTGGGTGGTGGGTACACCTTATTCAGCGACTATGCAACGGCCTTAGCGGAGACCAAACCCGACGCTGTGTGTATCTCGACCTATCCGGATACTCACGAAGCTTTTGCCTTGATGGCCTTCGAGCAGGGGTGTCACGTATTCATGGAAAAACCCATTGCGGACACCGTTGAAGGGGCAAAGCGCGTAATGGCAGCGGCTCAGAAAGCAAATAAGAAACTCGTTGTCGGCTATATTTTGCGGCATCATCCGTCCTGGGCTAAATTCGTTGAGGTAGCTCAGGGATTAGGCAAACCTCTGGTGATGCGTATGAACCTCAATCAGCAGAGTCACGGCACTATGTGGACTGTTCACCGGAATCTGATGAAAAGCCTTAGCCCTATTGTCGACTGTGGTGTACATTATATCGATGTCATGTGCCAGATGACCCGCTCGAAACCAGTGCAGGTCAATGCCATTGGCGCTCGTTTGACCAATGATATTCCCGTTGGTAATTACAACTATGGCCAGTTGCAGATTCGATTTGAAGATGGTTCTGTGGGCTGGTACGAAGCGGGGTGGGGCCCCATGATGAGCGAAACGGCTTTCTTTGTAAAAGATGTAATTGGGCCAGACGGCTGCGTGTCTATCGTCGCTAAAAACGCCGGTGCTGCCGGCAAGTCGGATAACGTCGATTCACATACCAAAACTGAATCCTTACGCGTGCACCGGGCCGCGCTCGACGCAAACGATCAATTTGTTGAATCCGATACCTGGATCGATATGCAGGATGAGCCGGATCATCAGGAACTCTGTAACCGCGAACAACGGTATTTTCTGGAGTCTATTCGGGAAGATCGCGACCTGACGGATCACATGCAGGATGCCGTGAGCAGTCTTGAAATCGCCTTTGCCTGTGATGAATCCGTTCGGACGGGGCAGCCGGTTATGTTATAA
- a CDS encoding glycoside hydrolase family 43 protein, with product MFVCLVSGVGLGACQSDKAKQENGEKTSSASDSADSTQALSKPLVSHIYTADPSAHVFNGKIYIYPSHDIDAGVKEDDEGAHFAMRDYHILSMDSINGSVTDHGVGLDIKDIPWAGRQLWAPDAAYKNGTYYLYFPVKDKKDVFRMGVATSKSPSGPFKAEPTPIEGSFSIDPAVFTDTDGQSYMYFGGIWGGQLQRWATGKYAANGSKTDSGNDKEPALSPKVARMSKDMLHFDAPAKDLKILDKEGKPLLTGDHDRRFFEGGWMHKYNGKYYFSYSTGDTHYLAYAIGNSPEGPFTYQGVFMTPVKGWTTHHSIVEFKGRWYIFYHDTELSGKTHLRNIKVAELVHKADGTIEPINPYPAKKM from the coding sequence ATGTTTGTATGCCTCGTGTCGGGGGTAGGTCTCGGCGCTTGCCAAAGCGATAAGGCCAAACAGGAAAACGGCGAAAAAACCAGTTCAGCCAGTGATTCAGCAGACAGTACACAGGCGCTCTCTAAGCCGTTAGTGAGCCATATCTATACGGCCGATCCATCAGCTCACGTTTTTAACGGCAAAATTTATATCTATCCCTCTCACGACATTGACGCTGGTGTAAAAGAAGACGATGAGGGTGCCCACTTTGCTATGCGCGATTACCACATTCTATCAATGGATAGTATCAATGGGAGCGTTACGGATCATGGTGTAGGGCTGGATATCAAAGACATTCCCTGGGCAGGGCGCCAATTATGGGCACCCGATGCGGCTTATAAAAATGGTACTTACTACCTGTACTTTCCCGTCAAGGATAAGAAGGATGTGTTTCGCATGGGTGTCGCTACCAGTAAATCGCCAAGCGGCCCCTTTAAAGCTGAACCGACGCCAATAGAAGGTAGCTTCAGTATAGATCCGGCTGTTTTTACGGATACCGACGGCCAGTCCTACATGTATTTCGGGGGGATCTGGGGTGGTCAGTTACAACGTTGGGCTACCGGTAAGTACGCAGCCAATGGCTCTAAAACAGATTCGGGCAACGATAAAGAGCCCGCCTTATCGCCGAAAGTAGCGCGAATGAGCAAAGATATGCTGCACTTCGACGCTCCTGCGAAAGACCTGAAAATCCTGGACAAGGAAGGAAAACCACTGCTGACGGGTGATCATGACCGACGGTTTTTTGAAGGGGGCTGGATGCATAAATACAATGGTAAATATTACTTCTCTTATTCAACCGGCGACACGCATTATCTAGCCTATGCCATTGGTAATTCGCCGGAGGGGCCATTTACGTACCAGGGAGTTTTTATGACGCCCGTGAAAGGCTGGACAACCCACCACTCAATTGTGGAGTTTAAGGGCCGATGGTATATTTTTTACCACGATACCGAATTATCGGGTAAAACGCACTTACGCAATATCAAGGTCGCTGAGCTGGTACACAAGGCCGACGGAACCATTGAGCCCATTAATCCGTATCCTGCTAAGAAAATGTAA
- a CDS encoding antibiotic biosynthesis monooxygenase family protein translates to MYARVIQFPLKAESITEAINYFQDTVGPALKELDGFKNSRMLTNSTTNQGLMVTIWASEAQRQAAESSGFLSDILKHMSSYFDGPPSVDYYEVNVQVA, encoded by the coding sequence ATGTATGCTCGCGTGATTCAATTTCCTCTAAAGGCCGAAAGTATTACTGAAGCCATAAACTATTTTCAGGATACGGTTGGACCAGCTCTAAAGGAACTTGATGGATTTAAGAATAGTCGTATGCTGACTAACTCAACGACCAATCAAGGGCTCATGGTAACCATATGGGCGTCGGAAGCGCAACGGCAAGCCGCCGAATCCAGCGGATTTCTGAGCGATATACTTAAGCATATGAGTAGCTATTTTGATGGACCGCCAAGCGTCGATTACTATGAAGTGAACGTTCAGGTAGCCTAA
- a CDS encoding xanthine dehydrogenase family protein molybdopterin-binding subunit codes for MQILANSSRRNFLKIVATAGGGLVLGFNWADSEASATSATHFAPAAVDFNSYLSISPQGVVTILSPNPEVGQGIKTAFPIIVAEELDADWTKVVVEQAPLDTKKFERQVAGGSGSIPHSWERLRKAGATARQMLVEAGAKRWNVPTAECTTSTGFVLHSSSGRKLSYGELATEASQLSVPNNVKLKAVKDFKLIGSSIKNVDNPKIITGKPLFGLDFYREGMLFAMIQRPAFGYKLKSLNADAAKAMSGIVNVVTFENSVAVVGKSTWQVKKAKDALKIEWEKADALESTADHNRIFKELLDGSGATVRRKDGDVDAAFKNAAKVVKAEYQCPFLPHNPLEPMNFFAHVRPDGAELVGPTQTPELARNETAKLLGITPDKVSVQLTRMGGGFGRRLKADYVVEAVQVSKLVNAPVKVIWSREDDMTGGSYRPAVRYRFEAALDAQGNMVGYKLRGASINAGNSTREDNFPAGAVDNLLIDSVDHKSPITTGPWRAPITNFLAFAEQSFMDEVAQAAGKDPVQFRLELLDKAKQKPAGAIKYDIDRMKGVINLAVEKSGWGKKKDANGKPVAQGFSVYFSHRSYVAQVGEVAVVKGKPVLQKVYSAADCGVIINQSGSQQQVRGCIVDGIGHAMYGNITFKDGVPEQKNFNEYRLIRLNEIPEIDVHFVQNEIDPTGLGEPSLPPAGGAVANAIYKATGKRLRSQPFVEQEEFKSVS; via the coding sequence ATGCAAATATTAGCGAATTCGAGCCGGAGAAACTTTCTGAAGATCGTGGCAACGGCTGGTGGAGGACTTGTACTAGGGTTTAACTGGGCCGACTCTGAAGCTTCAGCCACATCCGCAACCCATTTTGCCCCTGCAGCTGTTGATTTTAATAGCTATCTGTCTATTAGCCCGCAGGGAGTCGTTACCATACTATCCCCAAACCCTGAAGTAGGGCAAGGTATAAAAACCGCTTTTCCAATCATTGTAGCCGAAGAGCTAGATGCCGATTGGACGAAGGTTGTCGTTGAGCAAGCGCCACTTGACACGAAAAAATTTGAACGTCAGGTTGCTGGTGGGAGTGGCTCTATTCCCCATTCTTGGGAGCGCTTACGCAAAGCAGGGGCTACGGCCCGCCAAATGTTAGTGGAAGCAGGAGCAAAGCGGTGGAACGTTCCCACAGCGGAGTGCACAACCAGTACTGGGTTTGTGCTTCATTCATCGAGTGGCCGGAAACTGAGTTATGGAGAACTAGCCACTGAAGCGTCTCAACTGTCTGTCCCGAATAACGTGAAGTTGAAGGCTGTTAAAGACTTCAAACTTATTGGGAGTTCAATAAAGAACGTCGATAATCCTAAGATTATCACCGGAAAGCCGTTGTTTGGCCTTGATTTTTATCGCGAGGGAATGTTATTCGCTATGATTCAGCGTCCAGCATTTGGCTATAAGTTGAAGTCGCTGAACGCTGACGCGGCAAAAGCTATGTCAGGCATTGTCAATGTGGTAACGTTTGAAAATAGCGTAGCTGTAGTTGGGAAGTCGACCTGGCAAGTGAAAAAAGCCAAAGATGCGCTTAAAATCGAATGGGAGAAAGCAGATGCTTTAGAAAGCACGGCCGATCACAATCGGATATTTAAAGAATTACTGGATGGTTCAGGCGCAACGGTGCGCCGGAAAGATGGTGACGTTGATGCGGCATTCAAAAATGCCGCTAAGGTAGTCAAGGCGGAGTACCAATGCCCTTTCCTGCCGCATAACCCACTGGAACCAATGAACTTTTTCGCCCATGTCAGACCAGATGGGGCCGAATTAGTCGGACCTACCCAGACTCCCGAACTGGCTCGCAACGAAACGGCCAAATTACTTGGGATTACTCCTGATAAAGTATCTGTTCAGCTTACCCGCATGGGTGGCGGATTTGGCCGTCGGTTAAAAGCCGATTATGTTGTTGAAGCCGTCCAAGTGTCTAAGTTGGTGAATGCGCCAGTGAAAGTGATCTGGAGCCGTGAAGATGACATGACTGGCGGAAGCTATCGTCCGGCTGTTCGCTACCGGTTCGAAGCTGCTTTGGATGCCCAGGGCAATATGGTTGGGTATAAACTTAGGGGCGCTAGTATCAACGCGGGTAATTCAACAAGAGAAGATAACTTTCCGGCGGGGGCTGTCGATAATTTGCTGATCGATAGTGTAGACCATAAATCGCCGATTACAACCGGCCCTTGGCGGGCACCCATCACGAACTTCCTGGCTTTCGCGGAACAGTCGTTTATGGACGAAGTGGCTCAGGCGGCAGGTAAAGATCCCGTTCAGTTTAGATTAGAGCTACTGGATAAGGCAAAGCAAAAGCCGGCGGGAGCCATTAAGTACGACATTGATCGCATGAAGGGCGTTATTAATCTGGCTGTTGAAAAATCAGGTTGGGGTAAAAAGAAAGATGCCAACGGGAAGCCCGTAGCGCAAGGCTTTAGCGTTTACTTTTCCCACCGTTCTTACGTAGCTCAGGTAGGCGAAGTAGCTGTTGTGAAGGGAAAACCAGTCCTGCAGAAAGTATATTCAGCCGCCGATTGTGGCGTCATTATTAACCAAAGCGGATCGCAGCAGCAAGTGAGGGGTTGCATCGTCGATGGTATTGGGCATGCCATGTATGGCAATATTACATTTAAAGACGGCGTGCCTGAGCAAAAAAACTTTAATGAATACCGACTGATCCGACTTAATGAGATTCCCGAAATTGATGTCCATTTTGTCCAGAACGAAATAGATCCAACCGGTTTAGGAGAGCCCTCGCTTCCGCCAGCAGGAGGAGCCGTCGCCAATGCTATTTATAAAGCAACGGGTAAACGATTGAGGAGTCAGCCATTTGTGGAACAGGAAGAATTTAAAAGCGTTTCCTAA
- a CDS encoding (2Fe-2S)-binding protein, with product MAIYKLQINGRSYQADVEPDTPLLWVLRDNFGLVGTKYGCGIAQCGACTIHLNGEATRACVLPVSAVGKSKVTTIEGLSATGNHPVQQAWDKMDVPQCGYCQAGQIMTAAALLKRNPRPSQSEIDDTMTGNLCRCGTYHRIREAVKLASMSTTPAGATKSSKTR from the coding sequence ATGGCTATTTATAAACTTCAAATCAATGGGCGTAGTTACCAGGCCGATGTTGAACCTGATACCCCTTTGTTGTGGGTGCTCCGCGATAATTTCGGGCTGGTTGGCACGAAATATGGTTGTGGCATCGCCCAATGTGGCGCTTGTACCATACATCTGAACGGGGAGGCAACCCGTGCCTGCGTACTACCCGTTTCGGCAGTAGGTAAATCCAAAGTAACGACAATCGAAGGCTTATCGGCTACAGGAAACCATCCCGTTCAACAGGCATGGGATAAAATGGATGTGCCCCAGTGTGGCTACTGCCAGGCTGGTCAGATTATGACGGCGGCTGCGCTACTGAAGCGTAATCCTAGACCGTCACAATCCGAAATCGATGATACGATGACTGGTAACCTTTGCCGTTGCGGCACGTACCACCGCATTCGGGAAGCCGTAAAACTAGCCTCTATGTCAACTACTCCAGCGGGAGCAACTAAATCCTCAAAAACGAGATAG